Part of the Labrenzia sp. PHM005 genome is shown below.
CGGCTATCACGGCCCATGGGCGATGGGGTGATCCGGCACACCACCAGAGAGATCGTTGTTGGAAAGGCCGGGGTGATCCGGCCTTTTGCTATTTTGGCCAGCCGTTTTTCAAACCCGGACAATTGGAAGGTCGGGTATCTGGGGTGAAGAGTTGTCCAAGTCATCCCTCACTGCTTTTTCCGGATCTCCAAGCGGTCGGCGGCAACGGACAAGACCTCTAGGATTTCCACTTGATCTCCGTGTTCAATGCGGACCTTCAGGCCATCTTCTTCGTCAATTTCCCACCGGCCTTCGGTGACGTTGCTAACATCGGCAGGGCCGATCCCGGCTCCCGCATATGAGTTGTCGTTGTTGAGCCGGAAGGCCGCGCGCCCACGGCTCGGCGGTAGTTGATGTTGTGGCGGGCGGAACACCATTGAGTCAGCAGTGTCTTCCTCGCTTGAATGGATCCACTCTCCGAGCAAGGGCGTGGCCCCAGTTTTCTTCTGTCCCATGTGTCCTCGGTCTCAAAGCTGTAGGTTCCGTGCCGGCTATTTGAGACCGGCACAGCCTATTATCCAGTCTTGCTAGACCCAGGATACACCATCAAACATCAGTTCCGAATGTTCGCCCTGTTCGCTGGCCGTTTCGCGGCTCGCCATTGCTTCAGGGTTGATCAAATCACCAGCTACAAATGCTGGAGTTCCGACCGGAGTTAAGCCCTCCGACTCAGTTAAAGCTCTGCGCGGCCCTGCCAATGCGGCGTTCATGCGCGCAACTTGTCCCTTGGTGAACATGAACATTGCCGCATCGTTTACATAGTCCATATAATTCATGAACATGTCCCCATGAGGCCCGTTGTTACAGGACATTTTCGGGAAAGACGGGGTTCCGGTGTTGGAGCCCGCCTGGTTGGGTGTATCGACGACATTGTCTGACCCCTGACAACCGATGCCATCGTCTCCCCAGATATGTAAGAGATCCAGGTAATGGCCAACCTCGTGGACCGCTGTCCGGCCGAGATTAAACGGGGCATTTGCTGTGCCTTCCGAACCAAAGGCTGTGGTGTTGATCACCACCCCGTCCGTTGCCGCCGGACCTCCGGGAAATTGCGCGTATCCCAGCAACCCGCCTTCGATGTTACAGACCCACATGTTTAAATACCGGTCGGTCGGCCAGGCGGCTTTGCCGAACTCATCGTGTTTGATCGCGCTGTCCAACTTCGCGATTGCAGCCGGATCGAAGCGGTCATAGGGGAATTCTTCCATCGACGTCCAGGTGCGGGTAATGCCGGTGGTTTCGTTTCCCATCGGGTCCCGTATAGCCAGTGCAAATTCGATCATGGGATCGGCAACAAACGGTTTGAAGGGATCGGGTACTTTGCTGAGATCTGCATTTTTTGCCCGGTAATCTTCATTCAGAATTCTGATCTGACTGTCGATTTGGCTCTGCGAAATGTTCTCTTCCGTTTCGTTGAAGAGAATATGTACAACAACTGGAATTCTGACAATCGATGTGCGTTCGGCCAGTCTCGCAGTACGGGAAAATGTCTCGATCCGGCGGCGGTTGGTTTGGTAGGTTTCATTTGTCGCAGCGAGATATTTGTGATGTTCCATCACAGCGCAGTGCCTGGAGTGTTTGTCCGGTTTCGAACTCGCTTTCGCTTTCTTCGCCATAATATTCCTCCCAAAAGCAGGGTGTATGAAAAAGGGTTTTGAGATCAAATTTTACTACTTTTACGTGGGAATTGTGGCGGCAACACTTGGCTTTTGTCCAGAAAGTATCGTGTTTTTTCGTTGTGTCCGGCCGGTGAAATGTCTAAATGGCGGTGAAAACCACTTTCTGCAGTCTGGGATATTCCCGCTCACGCGAGTGTGATTTGGCGTGCATAGGTTCTCTTAACTCTCTTCGATAAAATCAGCTCATGTTTCGCATACTGCTCATCATTGGCCTTCTATTCGCTGGCGCAACCCAAGGGTTCGCGCGCAAGGTGGATGTTGCCGTTGACGATGTGCCGTCTTACCTCAGTCTGGACCAGGTTGTTGCTGAGCTTCGAGCTGCCGATTGTTGTGACGAAACCGTGGTGATTCAGGCGAAGTCGACCTATTGCAAATCCGACTGCAAAGGCGTGATCGCTGGTCTTTTGGCCGTGCCCCATAAATCCGCGCAAGTGCCGGATGGTCTGGTGTCTACGCGTCAGAGTTCTGTGTCCGATTACCTGGAGCCAGGCCCTCCCAAGTCCTGAAATTTCACAGTTTTGACGGATCAAAGAATCCGCCTCAAGATCAATGAAATTCAGGAGACATCCCGTGATTACCAGACGAGACCTGCTGCTTGGAAGTGCAGCCGTGCTTGCCGCCTCACAGCCGCTTGTGGCTGAAGCGCACCACACCGCGAAATACAAGAATTTTAAAGTCGATCCACAATATGAACCGCAGTCCGTGCGTTATGGTTTCCGCTATGAACGCGGAACCATCGTGGTCGACCCGAAGAACCATTTCCTCTACCTGATCGAAGGGTTTGGCAAGGCGCGCCGCTATGGCGTTGGTGTCGGCAAGGCCGGACTTGCCTTCAAGGGCAATGCGAGCGTGGAGCGCAAAGCCGAATGGCCTAGCTGGCGGCCGACCAAGAATATGATCCGCCGGGAGCCGGGAAAATACGCCAAATACGCCAAGGGTGTGCCAGGCGGTTTGAACAATCCGCTCGGGGCCCGCGCGCTGTATCTTTATAAGAACGGCCGGGACACCATGTACCGCATTCATGGAACCACACAGCCGAAGTCCATTGGCCGGTCGGTCTCCAACGGATGTATCCGTATGATCAACGATCATGTCATCGATCTCTATAACCGCGTTCCGCTCGGAACCAAGGTTGTGGTGCTTTAAAACTTATCGATCCGGATACATCTGAAATGACAAGAAACGTGACACGGCGTCAGGCCCTGTCCGGCGGTTTGGCCATGGTTGGCCTTGCGCTGGCTGGCTGTTCGCCAACACGCACAGCGCCCGCACCGCAACCGGTTCGGCCGCCGGTCGATCGTGACTTCATCTTAAATTATGGCTCGCGGCCGAACGAAGAGTTTCCGCTGCCGGCGATTGATCCAAAGGTCCTGGAACCGAAATTCCGCCGCACACGTGTGGCGTATCAGAGCAATGAGGACGACGGGACGATCATCGTCGATACGACCAGTTTCTATCTCTATCTGGTTGAACCGAGCGGGACGGCCATGCGGTATGGCGTTGGTCTCGGACGGCAAGGTTTTGAGTGGTCCGGACGGGCGCGGGTTGCCTGGAAACGGCCCTGGCCGACCTGGACGCCGCCAGCTGAAATGATTGCCCGGGAGCCGCATTTGGAAAAATACAGTGCCGAGAACGGCGGCATGCAACCCGGTTTGGGCAATCCGCTCGGAGCCCGGGCGCTGTACATCTTCCAGGGCAATGTCGACACGCTCTACCGTCTGCACGGCACCAACGAACCGGCCTCCATCGGCAAGGCTGTGTCCTCCGGATGTGTCCGCCTCATCAATCAGGATGTGATCGATCTTTACGACCGTGTCCGGCCCGGAGCCAAGATCGTGGTGACGTGATCTGGGCCGCAGTAGATCTCAAAAATTCGAACAGGTGACCTCATGAAAAAGCACAGGAAACCGAAGAAACAAACGTCTAATAAACCTCAGTTGCAGAAGGCCAAGACCAGGCATAATGATGTCTCTGCCGGGCGCCGCAATTTCCTGCGGCTCACCCGCAATATTGTCATCGGCGCAGGTGTCGTCGGCGGAGTTGGCTATGCGCTTGCCAGCAATGTCATCAACACCCTGAACGAACACGATCTGACGCGGGTTGGCAATGGGACGCCGACTATCGTGCAGGTCCATGATCCGAATTGCTCTTTGTGTCTGGCCTTGCAGAAGGAAACCCGATCCGCCTTGAAGCAGTTTCAGGACGGCCGGCTGGACTATGTGATTGCCAATATAAAGTCCGCGAGTGGCCGGGCCTTTGCCAACCGCTACGGTGTTCAGCATGTCACTCTCTTGCTGTTTAACGCGGACGGCGAACTCAAGAACATCTTGCAAGGACAGCGTGGATCGCATCAGCTGAGGGCCGAGTTTTCAAGATTATTAGCCGGGTAAGTATCTGGAGCGGCTACTGCTTGATCAGCGGTATGAAAACGAATAGCTGCCGCCCCGGACTTGATCCGGGGTCAAGTCTTGCTTGTAAACGGTCCCGGCTCGGAAGTCGGGACGGCAAAGCCGGAAAGCGCCAGCACCAAATCCGCCGCGAGGAGGCCCTCCGGCGTTTTGGCTAAAAGTTCTTTCCTAAGCCACAGGAGTGGCGGGGCGCGCCGGGCCTTGCCTGCGCAACATAAAAAACAAGAGTCTTCGGCAAAGCTTGACTGCCCCGCCCGGGCTGTTTGGTGCGCGCCGTGGCACAGCACCGGCCAGACTCGAAGTGCGGGGTGTCAATCCGCCCTCCGCAGCACGCCCAGCCGGCCGCTACTCGGTGTTGCCGCTGCAGGGTCACCGCCGTCCATTATCGCGCCGGACCCCGGTCCGGTTCGTTACACCGGCCCGTCAGCCCCGCCCGATCCGCTCCCTCATGAGGGACGGTCCCCCAAAAAGCCCGTGTGAGCGGATACACGATCATCATACGCTAGGGGAGTGGGGCGTGGATAAGAATTCTTTGTGTCAGGAAAGGCGTCCGTCTGTTGCCAAGAGCGCAAACGACGGATGTTCCGGAAAAACCGGACGCAGGCCCTATTGTCAGGGCTGTCGCGGCTGGAAAAACCACGTTGCCCTCATATCAGTCCCGCGGGGAGCTGTGTCGCCTGACTCCACTGTTTGGGCGATTGTCCATACAGGCGTTTGAATTCGCGGCTGAACTGTGAGGAACTCGCATAGCCCACGTCCCAGGCCGCTTCGCTCACGTTCATTCCGCCGGCAATCTTCATGGCGGCGTGATTCAAGCGCATGGATTTCGCGAACTGGATCGGTGACATCGAAGTTGCCTGTTTGAACTTGCGGTGAAACACGGCCCGGCTCATACCGGCGTGTGCGGCCATGTCATCAATGGTGACCAGTTCATTCAGGCGTGCTGACAGGAATTGAATGGTTCGGGCGATTTCGTTGCCAACCCCGAAAGCTCGGCGCGCGGCGATACCCGCGTCACCCTTCAAAACGGCATAATAGAGTTCGCGGAGCCTGCCTTCCCCGAGAACCGCTGCATCCAACGGGTTAGAGGCAAGTTGGATAAGCCTGTGCAGGGCATCGGTGAAGGCTGCATCCCACTCGGCAAGCGCCAGCCCCGGTGGCGGCGCGCCGCCGCCAGTTCTCTGGATAGAGCCAGTGGCGCTCTCAATCTCAATGGTCAGTTCGGTCATCACCCGCGTGTCAAGGGAGATTATGACGCCGAGGAGCGGTTTCTCCAGTGAGGCAGTTGGCGTGCCTGCCTCCACCGGCATCGACATCGGGCAACAAAGATACCGTCGGCTGTCATAAACATGCCGTTTGCCGTCCAGAATGGCTTCTTTGGCACCGTTGACAATGGCAACGACTGTAGGCTCGTAAACCGCAGGTGTGCAGGCTATCGGTTCTGTAACGCGGAAGAGCTGCACGCCCTTTACCCCGGTTTCGACCAATCCGGCATCTGGGAGGCAGGCGTCGATGATCTGTCTGATCTGTTGTCTGCTCATATCGTGGACTTGCCATGGGAAAGTGCCTAATGCAACTCTTTTGAGACAATCAGGCATGTTTTGAAGATTAATTCGCCTGCTTTTTCTCTGTTTCGATACCTATGTTTTATTTCATGTCGGCGGGAATGTCCCGCCGAAAACAAGTAGCCAGCCTTTGCTGGAAGGAGCATGACGTGGAAAATAGATTTGGGCCAAAAGGCTGGACACCGGAGCGCCTTGGGTCTCTTGCGGGCAAAACCTATGTGATCACCGGTGCAAACGGGGGCGCTGGTTTTGAGGCTTCGCGGGTATTCCTGTCAAAGGGCGCGCGCGTGGTGATGATGAACCGCAGTGCGGAGAAGTCAGTTGGGGCCATTGATGCTTTAAAACAGGAGTTCGGGCCGGACGCTGAGGTCAGTTTCATCCGCATGGACCTTGCCGTATTGGAAAGCGTGCGGGAGGCGGCAGCGGAAATCCGGTCAACAGTTCCCCAAATAGACGCCCTCATTTGCAACGCGGCCATAGCGCAGGTGGCCACACAACAGCTTACTGTGGACGGCTTTGAAAGCCAGCTTAGCGTGAATTACTTCGGTCATTTTCTGCTGTGTGGGTTGTTGTACGAGCGTGTTGAACAATCCAAGGGCAGGATCGTGGTGGTTGGCAGCAATGGCTATAAGATGGGCGACAAACGGATCCGGTTCGAAGACCTGAACTATGGCAAGGACTACTCCGCATGGAACGCCTACGCCCAGAGCAAACTGGCCCAGATGATATTTGGTTATGAGCTTCAGCGCCGGGGGCAGGCAGCTGGCAAGGCCGTACAGGTCCACGTTTGTCACCCCGGCGCGTCGCGAACCGGATTGATCCGCGACACGGCAAGTCTCACCACAAGGGTGCTGGCCACTTTGCTTTCGCCGCTGGCACAATCCGCAGAGCGAGGCTCCTGGCCAGAGGTCATGTGCGCCACGGAAGAGGGGCTGGAACCAGCAAAATATTACGGACCAACGAAGTTCGAAATGGTCGGCCCAGTTGGGGAGTGTGCGCTGGAAGCATTCGCTCTGGACCGAGAACAGGCTGCCAAGCTTTGGGCACTCTCCGAGGAGAAAACAGGATGGAACTGGTCGCTGTAGGCGGCACGTTTCTCGAGCGCCATTTGCTGGGCAGACCGCAGCTTTCGGATTTCTGCCGCATGTTGATGCTAAAAACGACGCCTGCGGAGGTGTGATCGTTATATGGCAAAAGGGGACGTGATCGTACTGGGTGGAACTGGGTTCCTCGGACACCGGGTCGTTCGGAAGCTGCTGGAGCGCGGACACTCAGTTGCTGTCGGGACCCGGTTTCCTGAAAAGATTGCTCGCCACTCCAAGATTTGGGGGCGTGAGGTTCGTCCGGTCAAGGTCGACCTGCTGAACGATGAGGTTTTGAGCCGCGCCCTTGATGGTGCGGGAACTGTGATCAACTGCATCGGGTTTTATGTTGAAACGCGCGATCAAACCTTCTGGGACGTTCATGTCGACGCGGCGTGCAAAATCGCAGACGCCGTCGAGGCTTCCGGGACTTGCAAGCTGATCCACATTTCCGGGATTGGGGCGTCTCCGATGGCCCGCTCAGCCTATGTTCGCGCGCGCGGTGAGGGCGATGAGGCGGTCCGCAGTGCCTGTGCAAATACCATCATCTTACGGCCAAGCGTTTTGTTCAGCCGTAGCGGCGCCTTTTTCGGTGACCTAGATGCAATCATACGGATGCTTCCAATTGTGCCGCTTTTCGGCACAGGCGGGACACGGCTTCAACCCGTTTTCGTTGGCGACGTCGCTGAAGCTATCTGCGAGGCTGCAGATCAGACCGATAATTCTGGAGCAATCTATGAGCTCGGCGGGCCTGACGTGTTCAGCTATCGTGAGATCGTGACCCGACTCGCCGCCCGCTCGGGCCGGCGCCGGTTGCTGCTGCCAGTGCCATTTCCAATCTGGTGGCTGCTTGCTGACCTGGCAAGCCATTTACCGCGCCCGCCGGTCACTTCTGGGCAGGTGGACCTGATGCAACGGGATAACATCGTTGCCACTTCGGCCAAGACCTTCGCAGACCTCTCAATTGTTCCAAAATCTGCCACGTCTCTGGATCTGGTTTGATAGGACTTGCTTCACGCGAAAACTGTATTCAGGGGGACGGTAACAGTTGACGCAGATAATACAAATTGCGTGGATCGAAGTGGAAACGATGTTCTGCTTGGTGAAATTCAGCCCGTCAACAGATCCGTCACACGTGTCATCAGCATCAAAAACTCGGCCTCCTTGCCAGGTGTTTTGACATCCAGATCCGCGTGATCGCGCAGGAAAACGTTTGGCTCCATTTCGCCTTCGGACATGGCCAGCAGCGCTTCATATCCGGTCGTGAAAATGAGATCTGGGTTTGCCGAAGCGGAGTACCGTGCGTTGATGGTGCCATTTTCAACCTGAAGATCGATTGCCTCGCCATCGACGCGCAGTTCTGCGCGGAAAGATAGATCGTCCGTTGGAACCCGCTTGGCTGCCGCGCCTAAGGTGGTGGCAACGGTCCTGAGATTTCCGGGTCTAATCGTTGGAACCTCCGGTTTGAACTGCCCGCCAAACATAGCCAGCTCAAAAATGACATTGCCGGTCTGCCGGCCAAGATCAGTCAGTTCATAAACAGTGGTGCCATGGCCAGCGTCCTGTTTTTCGATCAAGCCGTCGTCGGCAAGCTTGGCTAGCCGTTCGGTCAAAAGGTTCGCTGCGATACCGGTCAATCCCCGTTGAAGTTCTGAAAACCGGGCTGGGCCTGCATGCAGATCCCGCAGGATCAACAAGGTCCAGCGGTCTCCGATCCGGTCGAGCGCGCGAGCAATCGGGCACAGCAATTTGTAAGACCGGGCTTTGGTCATTTTGTCCTCACGGTTTTGTTACTTTAAAAAATAAAGTGATCACTTTATTTATCTAACCAGAAACTAGACAGGAGACCCGCCGTGTCAACACTGCCGAACATTCTGGTTACCAGCGCTGCCGGAAAAACCGGTTTGCCGCTCACCCTTCAACTGCTCGAAAAGGCCTTTCCTGTTCGGGCTTTCGTCCGCAAACGCGATAACCGGTCCGACCTGCTGGCCAAGGCAGGCGCTGAAATCATTGTCGGCGATCAATATGCCTTGAGCGACATGCGCAAAGCGATGGCCGGGATGCAACGGGCTTACCAATGTGCGCCGACCGCGCCGAATGGATTGCACTACAATGCGGTGTTCACTGTTGCTGCGGTCGAGGCACAGCTTGAGCATGTTGTGACTTTGGGCCAGTGGCTGTCGGCGGCCGATCATCCGTCCTTGTTCACCCGCGAAATCTATTTGTCTGACACACTCATTCGAATGCCATCCGGCATGACAGTGACCTCGGTCAATCCCGGCTGGTTCGCCGACAATTATCTGATGGTACTGGATATGGCCGCGCATCTCGGCCTGTTCGCGATGCCGCTCGGTGAGGGCAGCGTCAAAAAGAACGCTCCGCCGTCCAACGAGGACATCGCCAGCGTCGCAGCAGCAGCCTTGATCGACCCAACATCTCATGCGGGAAAAACCTATCGGCCGACCGGACCTGAGTTGTTGTCGCCCAACGACATCGCTGCGGCCATGGGCCGGGCGCTGGGCCGGAAAGTCTCCTATATGGACATTTCTGAAAAGATGATGACCAAGGCACTTCGGGCCCATCCGCCGTCCAACTACTCCGAAGCCGCGGTCTCACAGCTTGCCATTTATGCAGAAGAATACCGGCGCGGCGCCTTTGCCGTGACCGCGCCAACCGATCATGTTGCCAAGGTCGGTGGCCGACTACCTGAGACCTTTGAAAGCATTGTCCGGCGGACGATCGCGGAACGGCCAGATCTCAAGGCACGCTTTTCCAAGCGGATTGGCGCTTTGGCCGGTTTTGCAAAGATGCTGCTGACGCCTGCCTTGGACCTGGATGAGATCCAAAGAGAGCGGGACTACGTCCGGATTGCCCAACCCCAGTTCTGTCAGGACACACCGGAGTGGCAGGAAACCCATTCTTCTGCCGCGCTGAGGACACCGCTGCGGCAGGCATCCTGATTTTTCATGACATCTAAGACGACCTGATCCCAAACCTCCAGGAGATCCATCACATGACAGCCACTTCAATCTTGTTGGAACGTAACCAGGCTCTAGCCGAAGGTTTTGATGCCGCGGATCTACCGATCCTGCCGAAACTCGGTACCATGATCCTCACTTGTATCGATGCCCGGGTCGACCCAGCCCATATCCTTGGCCTGGAGCTTGGGGAAGCCGTTGTGATCCGCAACAACGGCGGACGGGTAACCGATGCTGTGATCCAGGAAATCGGTGCTATTGCCTTCATGGTCAAGCAGATGAGCGGTGGACAAGGGGGCGGGTTCGAGCTGGTGATCCTGCAGCATACTCAGTGTGGTGCGCAGCGTTTGGCTGATCCTGAGATGCAACAGGCGCTGAAAAAAAACCTCGGTATCGACGTGTCGCAGTCAGCAATCCATGATCATGAGGAGACGATGAAAGACGATATCAAGCGACTGCGCAGCGCCCCGGAAATCCCGGACAACATCGTTGTGTCTGCGCTGCTCTATGATGTGAAAACGGGCGCTGCACGCGAAATCGTTGCGCCAAAAATGCTTGGAGGGAGAGCTTAGAGCCTGTCGCATCTAATTGGTTTCATTTGACCGCGACACATTTGATCTCTGGCTAGGCGGTTTGCGTGCGATGGTGTGATCACCATAAGCGCAAAACAACGACGCAAGTGAGCAAATGTGTCCGGCCCTTTTTCTTTCGCTTTTTGATATTGATGGGTGTAGAAAATCGGCCCATCGGCAGCGTTGCGCCGCTCACACGATCAACCAGATCGCGTTTCACGAACGCGCCTAGCCGAAGGAGCCGTTTTTCAGCATCAAATGGATCCAATTAGATGCGACAGGCTCTAACTTCCCAGCTTATCTGAAAATAGGTTCGGGCTGGAAAGTTCCATAACCGATGCCCGGACCAAGATCTCAAAAACTCGCACTTAAATGATCGATCAGGGCACGGACCCGCCGAGTCAGATGCCGGTTGGGCGGATAGAGCGCGTAAAGACCAAAAACACTGGTTCGATAGTCCGGTAGAACCCTCTCCAAGCGGCCATTTTCCAGCTCGTCTTCGATCGCGTAATAGGGTGCAAGCGTGATGCCGAGACCGCCGATGGCCATGCGGGCCAGCGCTCCGGGAGAGTTGGTCTGAACGGCGCCGTGCAGCCGCACGACATGTTCCTGATCCCTGGAAAAGAACCGCCAGACATTTAGCTCAACCTGATTGTTGTCGACGAGGCAGACATGGGTGCTGAGGGCTTCCGGCGCGGACGGCCGGCCATGCCGATTGAGATAATCCGGTGCGGCGCATAGTACCAGCTCCATGTCGGAGAGCTTTTTCGCTATCAGTGTTGAATCCCGCAAGGCGCCAATTCGAACAGCCAAGTCAAACCCTTCTTCAACCAGAGCGACCCGGTTGTCCGTCAACTTCATGTCGAGTTCGACATCCGGATTTTCTTTCAAAAACGGGATCAATGCCTGTACGAGTTTTGTGCTGCCAAATCCTGTTGGTGCGGTTAGGCGGATGGGACCGGAGAGGGCGGTCTGGCGTTCGCGCACCAAAGAATCCAACTCATCCATCTGCTCCAGAAGTGGGCGGGAGCGTTCCAGATAAGCAGCGCCAACATCGGTCAGCGAAACACTGCGTGTGGTCCGGTTGAACAGCTGGGTCTGCAACTGGCTTTCGAGCTGTTGGACGTATTTGCTAACCAGCTTGGTTGACAAACCGAGACGGCGGCCGGCTCCGGTAAAGGACCCTTCTTGAGCCACAGCAACGAACGCTCTGATGGTTTCAATCTTGTCCACGTGGGGGCTCTCTTTGGCTATATTGTCTCCGTAATATACATAATCATTGAATAGATTGGAGTATTATATCTTTTTTGTGGATCTGCATATTTCGTTCAGCGCGACACCAAAGACAGTTCACGTGTTTCGCGATCATAAAATTTCAGGAGAACGAAATGTCCAATGCCGTCAAAGTTTACAGCTTCCCGCTGTCTGGTCACTCACATCGGATCGAGCTTTTTGCCAGCCTTGCCGGAATCAATCATGAGATCATCAAGGTTGATTTGGCCGTAGGTGAACACAAGCAGCAGCCGTTCCTCAAACTCAATCCGCTTGGCAAGGTGCCGGTGATCGAAGACGGTGATGTTGTCCTCTCGGATTCGAATGCAATTCTGGTCTATCTGGCCCGGAAATATGCATCCAACTGGTTGCCAACGGATCCCGTTGAAGAAGCTGAAGTCCAAAGAATTCTGTCGCTTGCGGCCAATGAAATCGCCAATGGACCGGCAGCAGCGCGGTTGGCAAATGTCTTTGGTGCGGACGTTGACACCGACCGGGCGAAGGGTATCGCAGCGGTCGTTTTCGAGTATTTCGAAACCCACCTGAATGACCGGGAGTGGCTTGTTGGCTCCAAGCCGACGATCGCAGATATCGCGGTCTATACCTACACGGCGCATGCACCGGAGGGAGATATTTCTCTCAAGGATTATCCGAAAATCCAGGCTCTGCTGGCCCGCATCGAAGCGTTGCCAGGGTTTGTGCCGATGCCGAAAACACCGGTTGGCTTGGCCGCATAAACTTTGCTTGGAGGAGGGGCATTTGCCCCTCCTTCCGCCGCAGTTTCCTAAGAAATTGTAGTCAGGATGAGTTTGATGACTGTGTTTCATTCACCGGAAGACACTGCCGGTACGCCGTCCCCGTTTCATTACGGAGAACAACAGGTACAGGAGCGGCTGGGCGTGCGGCAAATCGAAGATTTTGCCCGTAAGGTGATCCGGCCGTATATGCCCGATCAGCACCGCAACTTTTTTGAAGCGCAGCCGTTTCTGATCGTGTCTGCACGGGACAATCACGGACGACCGTGGGCCACGGTCCTGGAGGGCGCGGAAGGTTTTGTGGCATCTCCGGATCCAGAAACTCTGACGATTGGGGCCAGGCCGGTCCCTGGCGATGCGTTGGAGCAGTCATTTTCGACTGGGACCGATATCGGCATTCTTGGGATCGAACTGGAGACTCGCCGGCGCAATCGTGTCAACGGGCATGTCGCGGACAATCGCGACGGGCAGATTTCGTTTGCGGTCGGCCAATCCTTTGGCAATTGCCCGCAATACATTCGCGAACGTCCCTATTGGCGTGTCTCCGAGCGAACGCCAGGGCCGGTACAACGCGGGGGCGGATTGTCGGAGACCCAGCAGGACTGGATCCGGGCAGCGGATACCTTCTTCATTGCCAGCGGCTATCGCGGTGAGGGCGAAGACAGATCCTTTGGAATGGATGTCTCCCACCGCGGCGGGGAGCGTGGTTTTATTGAGGTGATCGATGACCGCACCATCCGGTTTCCGGACTATGCCGGGAACAATCATTACAACA
Proteins encoded:
- a CDS encoding zinc metalloprotease, which produces MAKKAKASSKPDKHSRHCAVMEHHKYLAATNETYQTNRRRIETFSRTARLAERTSIVRIPVVVHILFNETEENISQSQIDSQIRILNEDYRAKNADLSKVPDPFKPFVADPMIEFALAIRDPMGNETTGITRTWTSMEEFPYDRFDPAAIAKLDSAIKHDEFGKAAWPTDRYLNMWVCNIEGGLLGYAQFPGGPAATDGVVINTTAFGSEGTANAPFNLGRTAVHEVGHYLDLLHIWGDDGIGCQGSDNVVDTPNQAGSNTGTPSFPKMSCNNGPHGDMFMNYMDYVNDAAMFMFTKGQVARMNAALAGPRRALTESEGLTPVGTPAFVAGDLINPEAMASRETASEQGEHSELMFDGVSWV
- a CDS encoding helix-turn-helix domain-containing protein translates to MTKARSYKLLCPIARALDRIGDRWTLLILRDLHAGPARFSELQRGLTGIAANLLTERLAKLADDGLIEKQDAGHGTTVYELTDLGRQTGNVIFELAMFGGQFKPEVPTIRPGNLRTVATTLGAAAKRVPTDDLSFRAELRVDGEAIDLQVENGTINARYSASANPDLIFTTGYEALLAMSEGEMEPNVFLRDHADLDVKTPGKEAEFLMLMTRVTDLLTG
- a CDS encoding complex I NDUFA9 subunit family protein, producing the protein MAKGDVIVLGGTGFLGHRVVRKLLERGHSVAVGTRFPEKIARHSKIWGREVRPVKVDLLNDEVLSRALDGAGTVINCIGFYVETRDQTFWDVHVDAACKIADAVEASGTCKLIHISGIGASPMARSAYVRARGEGDEAVRSACANTIILRPSVLFSRSGAFFGDLDAIIRMLPIVPLFGTGGTRLQPVFVGDVAEAICEAADQTDNSGAIYELGGPDVFSYREIVTRLAARSGRRRLLLPVPFPIWWLLADLASHLPRPPVTSGQVDLMQRDNIVATSAKTFADLSIVPKSATSLDLV
- a CDS encoding AraC family transcriptional regulator, translated to MSRQQIRQIIDACLPDAGLVETGVKGVQLFRVTEPIACTPAVYEPTVVAIVNGAKEAILDGKRHVYDSRRYLCCPMSMPVEAGTPTASLEKPLLGVIISLDTRVMTELTIEIESATGSIQRTGGGAPPPGLALAEWDAAFTDALHRLIQLASNPLDAAVLGEGRLRELYYAVLKGDAGIAARRAFGVGNEIARTIQFLSARLNELVTIDDMAAHAGMSRAVFHRKFKQATSMSPIQFAKSMRLNHAAMKIAGGMNVSEAAWDVGYASSSQFSREFKRLYGQSPKQWSQATQLPAGLI
- a CDS encoding NmrA family NAD(P)-binding protein, which codes for MSTLPNILVTSAAGKTGLPLTLQLLEKAFPVRAFVRKRDNRSDLLAKAGAEIIVGDQYALSDMRKAMAGMQRAYQCAPTAPNGLHYNAVFTVAAVEAQLEHVVTLGQWLSAADHPSLFTREIYLSDTLIRMPSGMTVTSVNPGWFADNYLMVLDMAAHLGLFAMPLGEGSVKKNAPPSNEDIASVAAAALIDPTSHAGKTYRPTGPELLSPNDIAAAMGRALGRKVSYMDISEKMMTKALRAHPPSNYSEAAVSQLAIYAEEYRRGAFAVTAPTDHVAKVGGRLPETFESIVRRTIAERPDLKARFSKRIGALAGFAKMLLTPALDLDEIQRERDYVRIAQPQFCQDTPEWQETHSSAALRTPLRQAS
- a CDS encoding L,D-transpeptidase, with translation MTRNVTRRQALSGGLAMVGLALAGCSPTRTAPAPQPVRPPVDRDFILNYGSRPNEEFPLPAIDPKVLEPKFRRTRVAYQSNEDDGTIIVDTTSFYLYLVEPSGTAMRYGVGLGRQGFEWSGRARVAWKRPWPTWTPPAEMIAREPHLEKYSAENGGMQPGLGNPLGARALYIFQGNVDTLYRLHGTNEPASIGKAVSSGCVRLINQDVIDLYDRVRPGAKIVVT
- a CDS encoding thioredoxin family protein, with amino-acid sequence MKKHRKPKKQTSNKPQLQKAKTRHNDVSAGRRNFLRLTRNIVIGAGVVGGVGYALASNVINTLNEHDLTRVGNGTPTIVQVHDPNCSLCLALQKETRSALKQFQDGRLDYVIANIKSASGRAFANRYGVQHVTLLLFNADGELKNILQGQRGSHQLRAEFSRLLAG
- a CDS encoding L,D-transpeptidase yields the protein MKFRRHPVITRRDLLLGSAAVLAASQPLVAEAHHTAKYKNFKVDPQYEPQSVRYGFRYERGTIVVDPKNHFLYLIEGFGKARRYGVGVGKAGLAFKGNASVERKAEWPSWRPTKNMIRREPGKYAKYAKGVPGGLNNPLGARALYLYKNGRDTMYRIHGTTQPKSIGRSVSNGCIRMINDHVIDLYNRVPLGTKVVVL
- a CDS encoding SDR family oxidoreductase; translated protein: MENRFGPKGWTPERLGSLAGKTYVITGANGGAGFEASRVFLSKGARVVMMNRSAEKSVGAIDALKQEFGPDAEVSFIRMDLAVLESVREAAAEIRSTVPQIDALICNAAIAQVATQQLTVDGFESQLSVNYFGHFLLCGLLYERVEQSKGRIVVVGSNGYKMGDKRIRFEDLNYGKDYSAWNAYAQSKLAQMIFGYELQRRGQAAGKAVQVHVCHPGASRTGLIRDTASLTTRVLATLLSPLAQSAERGSWPEVMCATEEGLEPAKYYGPTKFEMVGPVGECALEAFALDREQAAKLWALSEEKTGWNWSL